The window CGACCTGGCGGGCGTCGTGCTGCGCACCGGTCCCGGCGTGAACGCCTGGCACCCCGGCGACGAGGTCGTCGCGCACTGCCTGTCCGTCGAGCTGGAGTCCAGCGACGGCCACAACGACACCATGCTCGACCCCGAGCAGCGCATCTGGGGCTTCGAGACGAACTTCGGCGGCCTCGCCGAGATCGCGCTCGTCAAGTCCAACCAGCTGATGCCCAAGCCCGACCACCTGAGCTGGGAGGAGGCCGCCGCTCCGGGGCTCGTGAACTCCACGGCCTACCGGCAGCTGGTCTCCCGCAACGGCGCCGGCATGAAGCAGGGCGACAACGTCCTCATCTGGGGCGCGAGCGGCGGTCTCGGCTCGTACGCCACCCAGTTCGCCCTCGCCGGCGGCGCCAACCCCATCTGTGTGGTGAGCAGCCCGCAGAAGGCGGACATCTGCCGCGCGATGGGCGCAGAGGCGATCATCGACCGCAACGCCGAGGACTACAAGTTCTGGAAGGACGAGCACAACCAGGACCCGCGCGAGTGGAAGCGCTTCGGCAAGCGCATCCGTGAGCTCACCGGCGGCGAGGACGTCGACATCGTCTTCGAGCACCCGGGCCGCGAGACGTTCGGCGCCTCCGTCTACGTCACGCGCAAGGGCGGCACGATCGTCACCTGCGCCTCGACGTCGGGCTTCAACCACGAGTACGACAACCGCTACCTGTGGATGTCCCTGAAGCGGATCATCGGCTCGCACTTCGCCAACTACCGCGAGGCCTGGGAGGCCAACCGGCTC of the Streptomyces aurantiacus genome contains:
- the ccrA gene encoding crotonyl-CoA carboxylase/reductase: MKEILDAIQSRTATSADFAALPLPESYRAITVHKDETEMFAGLSTRDKDPRKSIHLDDVPVPELGPGEALVAVMASSVNYNSVWTSIFEPMSTFGFLERYGRLSELTKRHDLPYHVIGSDLAGVVLRTGPGVNAWHPGDEVVAHCLSVELESSDGHNDTMLDPEQRIWGFETNFGGLAEIALVKSNQLMPKPDHLSWEEAAAPGLVNSTAYRQLVSRNGAGMKQGDNVLIWGASGGLGSYATQFALAGGANPICVVSSPQKADICRAMGAEAIIDRNAEDYKFWKDEHNQDPREWKRFGKRIRELTGGEDVDIVFEHPGRETFGASVYVTRKGGTIVTCASTSGFNHEYDNRYLWMSLKRIIGSHFANYREAWEANRLIAKGKIHPTLSKVYSLEETGQAAYDVHRNLHQGKVGVLALAPSEGLGVRDEEKRAQHVDAINRFRNI